One Acidobacteriota bacterium DNA window includes the following coding sequences:
- a CDS encoding NAD-dependent dehydratase: protein MSPSKKLHVMVTGAAGFLGSHLCDALLAEGHSVVGVDNLITGKLRNLEHLKGESKFSFLEQDICSRFDPGGIDYIFDFASPASPVDYMKHGVETLQVGSIGVFNLLELAKKYAIAFFLASTSECYGDPLEHPQKESYWGHVNPVGPRSVYDESKRFAEAVTTAYRRYHKVDVRIVRIFNTYGPRLQMNDGRVISNFMKQALRGDDLTVYGDGSQTRSFCYVSDEIEGILKLAWSKEQEPTNIGNPDEFTILECAEEVLAVTGSKSGIEFLPLPQDDPKQRRPDISKARALLRWEPRVELRKGLQLSLDYFHSEVQAERSAASSASR from the coding sequence ATGTCCCCTTCTAAGAAGCTTCATGTGATGGTCACCGGAGCCGCGGGATTTCTCGGCTCTCATTTGTGCGACGCTCTTCTCGCTGAAGGCCACTCGGTTGTCGGCGTCGATAACCTGATTACAGGAAAACTGCGCAACCTGGAACATCTGAAAGGCGAGTCCAAGTTCTCTTTTCTTGAGCAGGACATCTGTTCCCGATTTGATCCGGGAGGTATCGACTACATATTTGACTTCGCTTCTCCTGCTAGTCCTGTGGATTACATGAAGCATGGTGTTGAGACTCTGCAGGTTGGATCCATTGGAGTCTTCAATCTTCTGGAACTCGCGAAGAAGTACGCGATAGCTTTCTTTCTCGCGTCAACTTCCGAATGCTACGGCGATCCCTTGGAACATCCACAAAAGGAAAGCTACTGGGGTCATGTCAATCCGGTAGGTCCCCGGTCGGTGTATGACGAATCGAAGCGATTCGCTGAAGCCGTGACCACTGCTTATCGGCGATACCACAAAGTCGACGTCCGCATCGTTCGAATTTTTAATACGTACGGCCCGAGGCTGCAGATGAATGATGGCCGGGTAATCTCAAACTTCATGAAGCAGGCTCTGCGAGGCGACGATCTGACCGTCTACGGCGATGGCAGCCAGACGCGAAGCTTCTGTTATGTCAGCGACGAAATCGAAGGGATATTGAAGCTCGCGTGGTCCAAAGAGCAGGAACCTACGAACATCGGCAATCCAGACGAGTTCACGATCCTTGAATGCGCGGAAGAAGTGCTTGCGGTCACAGGTTCCAAGAGCGGAATTGAATTTCTGCCACTCCCTCAAGACGACCCCAAACAACGCCGCCCTGATATAAGCAAAGCTCGAGCTCTATTGAGATGGGAGCCGAGAGTCGAGCTGCGGAAAGGGCTGCAACTCTCGCTCGATTACTTCCACAGCGAGGTTCAGGCGGAGCGTTCAGCAGCCAGTTCCGCGAGTCGATAG
- a CDS encoding UDP-glucose 6-dehydrogenase — MKIAIVGSGYVGLVASACFAELGHDVICVDNDPEKLAALVRGETPIHEQYLPELLGRHRGQRLKFSASLPDAVRASSVVFVAVGTPPRETGDADLSYVEAVAREIAQSLNGYKVIVEKSTVPVYTSEWIRRVMQLTGAKPADFDVVSNPEFLREGTAVSDFLYPDRIVIGADSERAAEILQEIYAPLTKGTYYARSAGVVPEPASAKIPAQLILTSAKSAELIKHASNAFLALKISFINAVANVCEAVDADIEQVALGIGTDSRIGKRFLRAGIGYGGSCFPKDVAAFRSVARECGYDFPMLQEIIRVNDEQRKRFLKKVRTALWTLRGKRLAVLGLAYKGGTDDVRESPAIDIIRSLLNEQCSVVAYDPAATERASQLITGDVTYAEDPYQTAVGADALLILTDWEEFATLDLVRIKSLLRYPIVIDGRNLYSREAMQKAGLLYVSVGRATVDLQSSRSSALNLKE; from the coding sequence ATGAAGATTGCCATTGTGGGGTCCGGATACGTTGGCTTGGTTGCTTCCGCCTGCTTTGCGGAACTTGGACACGACGTCATTTGCGTGGACAACGATCCTGAAAAACTTGCGGCCTTGGTTCGTGGCGAAACGCCTATCCACGAGCAGTACCTTCCGGAGCTTCTTGGCCGGCATCGCGGGCAACGCCTGAAGTTTTCCGCTTCCCTGCCGGATGCGGTTCGTGCCAGCTCAGTCGTCTTCGTTGCTGTCGGCACGCCACCGCGCGAGACCGGCGATGCGGACCTCTCTTATGTCGAAGCAGTTGCACGGGAAATCGCGCAATCGTTGAACGGATACAAGGTAATCGTCGAGAAGAGCACGGTTCCCGTGTATACAAGCGAGTGGATCCGTCGCGTTATGCAGTTGACCGGAGCCAAGCCAGCGGATTTCGACGTGGTTTCCAATCCCGAGTTCTTGCGCGAGGGTACGGCCGTTTCCGACTTTCTGTATCCGGATCGAATCGTGATTGGCGCGGATTCAGAGCGGGCTGCGGAGATCTTGCAGGAGATTTACGCACCGCTGACGAAGGGAACTTACTATGCTCGGTCGGCGGGAGTAGTCCCTGAGCCAGCATCAGCCAAGATTCCAGCACAGCTGATCCTGACCAGTGCAAAGAGCGCTGAGTTGATCAAACACGCCTCCAATGCCTTCCTTGCGTTGAAGATTTCTTTTATCAACGCCGTCGCAAACGTCTGTGAAGCAGTGGATGCGGACATAGAGCAAGTTGCACTCGGAATCGGAACAGATTCCCGAATTGGCAAGAGATTTCTGCGTGCAGGAATAGGTTACGGCGGTTCATGCTTTCCAAAGGACGTTGCAGCCTTCCGGTCTGTGGCGCGAGAGTGTGGCTATGACTTCCCGATGCTGCAGGAAATCATTCGTGTCAACGACGAGCAGCGCAAGCGCTTCCTGAAGAAAGTTCGAACAGCTCTCTGGACTTTGCGGGGAAAACGGCTGGCAGTGCTCGGTCTGGCCTACAAGGGGGGCACGGACGATGTACGTGAATCACCGGCAATCGATATTATTCGATCACTATTAAACGAGCAGTGCTCGGTGGTTGCCTACGACCCTGCCGCCACAGAGCGCGCTAGCCAGCTGATCACTGGGGACGTAACGTATGCCGAAGATCCTTACCAAACAGCAGTCGGAGCCGATGCTCTCTTGATTCTCACTGATTGGGAAGAGTTCGCCACCCTTGATTTAGTGCGAATCAAAAGCCTCCTGCGCTATCCGATAGTCATTGACGGACGCAATCTTTACTCTAGAGAGGCTATGCAGAAAGCGGGCTTGCTATATGTGAGCGTGGGGCGGGCAACGGTTGACTTGCAGAGCAGCCGCTCTTCTGCTCTAAATCTGAAGGAGTAG
- the metH gene encoding methionine synthase encodes MYKVAKSDGAKPSDVAVNLGNQVESPFLKAVRERVVIYDGAMGSLIQEMNPSLEDFWGQENCSEILNLSRPEMIRDIYTQYLRVGADVIETNTFGGTSIVLGEFGFQHRVVEINQAAVRLAREVAAQFSTPERPRFVAGSVGPTTKLPSLGHIGFDDMLASYLEQMTALIKTGVDVLLIETSQDILQTKIAITAAFDAMKAAGRRVPLQVQVTLQNAEDGTMLLGTDINAATAILDVYDVDIIGLNCATGPREMNDAVRYLCHNSTKAISVLPNAGLPQNESGRTVYKLTPQELAEYHKRFIEEYGVQLVGGCCGTTPKHIDAVVKACASLQPAVRNVKPRSETASAYTSVPLELDGQPVVVAEEMNTTTRVEHFKNLVRGAKYDEILALSKKLVAEGSHMLDLCCAIVGEDEKGYMSSILEKVATRVPAPILVDSTEADVVEVALKRIPGKAIINSINLEDGEQRTSKVLPMAKRYGAAVIALTIDEEGMALTADKKVAIAQRIHKLATEKYGIRPVDLIFDPLTLPISTGQEEYRSAGIETLEAIRRIKQELPECRTILGVSNISFGLSVYSRRVLNSVFLREAVDRGLDCAIVNYSKIYPLYKIPEAEVEIARKLIFQDTSNGDPLQAYMAFFSGVTKKAEAQGEDLSGLPVEDKLKHCIINGEKTIGNGNKKQSLEAVLEDALATYEPLDLINTVLLDGMKTVGELFGARKMQLPSVLDSAGVMKQAVAYLEPKMERVEGSRKGTIVLATVKGDVHDIGKNLVDIILSNNGYQVVNLGIKQPADTIIAAAQKHSAQAIGLSGLLVKSTLEMKYVIQDLQRLSLQYPVICGGAALTRKYVEDDLRREYSNSVFYADDAFAGLHIMDDLTSENGAREARLKEGRIIKQFARAAAAGAYDSQISTQRSAVVTSAPDIPRLPFVGRVVRTDFDFHEIFSYINDTALFKNQWQLKTASATDYARLVEEKYKPIKFELQKEVAASGLLEPKVAYGFYPCHSRGNDVIVYDSFENLREIQRFTFPRQREGRKLCISDFFEPVGSPRIDVIGFSVVTVGNRASEETKRLFESGDYTKYLYLHGLSVETAEALAEYMHREIRKELGIAGDDASRITDLFHQKYRGSRYSFGYPACPNLEDQTKLFAILHPEEIGVTLTDTFQIEPEQSTSAIIVHHPAAKYFVV; translated from the coding sequence ATGTACAAAGTGGCGAAATCCGATGGCGCGAAGCCATCCGATGTCGCAGTCAACTTGGGGAATCAAGTGGAATCGCCGTTTTTAAAAGCTGTTCGCGAGCGCGTGGTCATCTACGACGGTGCGATGGGTTCTCTGATTCAGGAAATGAATCCGTCCCTCGAGGACTTTTGGGGCCAGGAAAACTGTAGCGAAATTCTCAACCTCAGCCGTCCCGAGATGATTCGCGACATCTACACGCAATATCTCCGTGTGGGCGCCGACGTAATTGAAACCAATACTTTCGGTGGCACCAGCATCGTGCTCGGGGAGTTTGGTTTTCAGCACCGCGTCGTTGAGATCAACCAAGCAGCGGTGAGACTTGCGCGCGAAGTTGCAGCTCAATTCTCAACGCCGGAGCGTCCACGCTTTGTTGCCGGTTCAGTAGGACCTACGACTAAGCTGCCGTCCCTCGGACACATCGGGTTCGACGACATGCTCGCGTCATACCTCGAGCAGATGACGGCGCTGATTAAAACTGGTGTGGATGTCCTACTGATCGAAACATCGCAGGATATTCTGCAGACCAAGATTGCGATCACCGCGGCTTTCGATGCAATGAAGGCTGCAGGGAGGCGTGTGCCTCTCCAAGTGCAAGTGACTCTGCAGAATGCAGAAGATGGGACCATGCTTCTTGGGACAGACATCAATGCGGCCACAGCAATCCTGGATGTTTATGACGTCGACATTATTGGCCTGAACTGTGCAACCGGTCCGAGGGAGATGAACGATGCCGTTCGTTACTTGTGTCATAACAGCACGAAGGCCATTTCGGTCTTACCAAATGCAGGCTTGCCGCAAAACGAAAGCGGTCGGACCGTCTATAAGCTGACTCCTCAGGAGCTGGCTGAGTATCACAAACGCTTCATCGAGGAGTACGGAGTACAGCTTGTCGGTGGCTGCTGCGGCACTACGCCGAAGCACATCGACGCTGTGGTGAAAGCATGTGCATCCCTTCAGCCGGCAGTGCGCAATGTGAAGCCGCGATCAGAAACGGCAAGTGCCTACACATCTGTTCCGCTCGAGCTCGATGGTCAGCCGGTTGTCGTGGCCGAGGAGATGAACACCACGACGAGGGTCGAGCATTTTAAGAATCTGGTGCGTGGAGCAAAGTACGACGAGATTCTCGCGCTCTCGAAGAAGCTCGTAGCCGAAGGCTCGCACATGCTCGATCTGTGCTGTGCCATTGTGGGCGAAGACGAAAAGGGCTACATGAGTTCGATTCTCGAGAAGGTCGCCACGCGTGTGCCTGCGCCGATTCTGGTGGATTCCACCGAAGCTGACGTCGTCGAGGTTGCGCTCAAACGCATTCCCGGCAAGGCGATCATCAATTCGATTAATTTGGAAGACGGCGAGCAGCGCACCAGCAAAGTCCTGCCAATGGCGAAGCGCTATGGAGCGGCAGTGATCGCGTTGACGATCGACGAAGAAGGTATGGCCCTTACCGCGGATAAAAAGGTTGCGATCGCGCAGCGCATTCACAAGCTCGCGACCGAGAAGTACGGGATTCGCCCGGTGGATCTCATCTTCGATCCACTGACATTGCCGATTTCGACTGGGCAAGAGGAATATCGCAGTGCCGGTATTGAGACTCTGGAGGCCATCCGCCGAATCAAGCAGGAATTGCCGGAATGCCGGACGATTCTCGGCGTGAGCAACATCTCCTTCGGGCTTTCGGTGTATTCGCGGCGCGTGCTGAACAGCGTCTTCTTACGCGAGGCCGTAGATCGCGGGTTGGATTGCGCGATCGTAAATTATTCGAAGATTTATCCCCTCTACAAAATTCCCGAAGCGGAGGTGGAGATCGCGCGCAAGCTGATCTTCCAGGACACGAGCAATGGCGATCCGCTGCAGGCCTACATGGCTTTTTTTTCGGGAGTCACCAAAAAGGCGGAGGCTCAAGGTGAGGATCTCAGCGGTCTGCCGGTTGAAGACAAACTGAAGCATTGCATCATCAATGGTGAAAAGACCATTGGCAATGGCAACAAAAAGCAGTCGCTCGAGGCGGTTCTCGAGGATGCGTTAGCTACGTACGAGCCGCTAGATCTTATCAATACTGTCTTGCTTGACGGGATGAAGACAGTTGGCGAACTGTTCGGTGCTCGCAAGATGCAGTTACCCTCGGTGCTCGACTCGGCGGGAGTAATGAAGCAAGCTGTCGCGTATCTCGAGCCCAAAATGGAAAGAGTAGAAGGTTCACGCAAGGGCACGATTGTGCTCGCGACAGTGAAGGGAGACGTCCATGATATCGGCAAGAACCTAGTGGACATCATTCTCAGCAACAACGGCTACCAAGTCGTGAATCTGGGAATTAAGCAACCGGCCGACACTATTATCGCGGCAGCACAGAAACACAGCGCTCAGGCGATCGGGCTCAGTGGATTGCTGGTGAAGTCCACCCTGGAGATGAAGTACGTGATCCAGGATCTGCAGCGGCTGAGCCTGCAGTATCCCGTGATATGTGGTGGCGCAGCGCTCACGCGCAAATACGTAGAAGACGATCTTCGCCGCGAATACTCGAACTCCGTTTTTTATGCGGATGATGCCTTCGCGGGGCTCCACATCATGGACGACCTCACGTCTGAAAACGGCGCACGAGAAGCTCGTCTGAAAGAAGGTCGGATAATAAAGCAATTTGCAAGGGCTGCAGCCGCTGGCGCGTATGATAGCCAAATTTCGACGCAGCGTTCGGCAGTGGTGACGAGTGCTCCGGACATTCCGAGGCTGCCGTTCGTAGGCCGTGTTGTGCGTACGGATTTCGATTTCCACGAAATTTTTTCGTACATCAACGACACTGCTTTGTTTAAAAATCAGTGGCAGCTCAAGACGGCTTCTGCGACCGACTATGCCAGGCTCGTCGAGGAAAAGTACAAGCCGATCAAGTTCGAATTGCAAAAGGAGGTGGCTGCGTCCGGCTTGCTGGAGCCGAAAGTGGCGTATGGGTTCTATCCTTGCCACAGCCGGGGTAATGATGTCATCGTATATGACAGCTTCGAAAACCTGCGTGAAATTCAGCGCTTCACGTTCCCGCGACAACGCGAAGGCCGCAAGCTTTGCATATCCGACTTCTTCGAGCCGGTGGGTTCGCCTCGAATCGATGTAATTGGATTTTCGGTGGTCACTGTAGGCAATCGCGCCAGCGAGGAGACGAAACGGCTGTTCGAATCGGGCGATTACACGAAATATCTGTACCTCCACGGATTAAGCGTAGAAACTGCAGAAGCGCTGGCGGAGTATATGCATCGTGAAATCCGCAAGGAATTGGGAATCGCCGGCGATGACGCCTCCCGGATTACCGACTTGTTCCACCAGAAGTATCGAGGATCGCGCTACTCTTTCGGCTATCCGGCATGTCCGAATCTTGAGGATCAGACGAAGCTGTTTGCGATCCTCCATCCCGAAGAGATTGGCGTCACATTGACAGATACGTTCCAAATCGAGCCGGAACAGTCAACCTCGGCCATCATTGTTCACCATCCTGCCGCCAAGTACTTCGTGGTCTGA
- a CDS encoding bifunctional homocysteine S-methyltransferase/methylenetetrahydrofolate reductase produces MSSSDSAFVGVLSSHPVLCDGAMGTLLYSRGIFINRCYDELNLSQPELILGIHQDYLHAGAEVIETNTFGGNSFRLARHGCADKVRDINLAGARLAREAAKSFQSLVAGAVGPLGVRIEPLGKIAREEARDSFRQQIEALVEGGVDLLILETFGSLDELHQAIVAARDVNPDAPVVAQVTIDEDGSCLDGSTPEVFGPKLTDWGADVVGINCSVGPVAMLDAIERLRQVTTAPLSAMPNAGMPRNVEGRNIYLCSPEYMASYARKFVAAGVRFVGGCCGTTPEHIRVMKSAIRVTNAKRPPASLSADSKAPSAIQPVPIQNRSRVGEKLKAREFVTLVEIVPPKGVNPFKEIEGARYLKSVGIDAINIPDSPRASARMSNQALCLLIQQQVGIETVLHYSCRDRNVLGIQSDLLGGYAIGIRNLICITGDPPKMGNYPDATAVFDVDAIGLVNIVRNLNRGLDVGENPMGNATAFVIGVGANPGAPNIDEEIRRFEYKVEAGAEYAVTQPVFDLKLLETFLRRIEHVRIPVLAGIWPLVSIRNAEFMKNELRVSVPDSILTRMASASNSEAARAEGVAVAREMLVAVRGEVQGAQISAPLGRYASAADVLEALGGNGRKAAGQW; encoded by the coding sequence ATGAGCTCATCTGATTCAGCTTTTGTCGGGGTTCTCTCTTCGCATCCGGTTCTGTGCGATGGCGCAATGGGCACCCTTCTTTATTCCAGAGGGATCTTTATTAACCGCTGTTATGACGAGCTTAATCTCTCCCAGCCGGAGCTGATCTTGGGCATCCACCAGGACTACCTGCACGCTGGAGCCGAAGTCATAGAAACGAATACTTTTGGGGGCAACAGCTTTCGGCTGGCGCGGCATGGTTGTGCAGATAAGGTTCGCGACATCAATCTGGCGGGTGCCCGCCTCGCACGGGAGGCAGCAAAGAGTTTTCAGTCCCTTGTGGCAGGGGCAGTGGGGCCTTTGGGAGTACGTATCGAGCCTCTGGGAAAAATCGCCCGGGAGGAAGCACGCGACTCTTTCCGGCAGCAGATTGAAGCTTTGGTTGAGGGAGGTGTTGACCTTCTTATCCTCGAAACCTTCGGATCTCTTGACGAACTTCATCAAGCCATCGTTGCGGCGCGCGATGTTAATCCCGACGCTCCCGTAGTCGCGCAGGTAACGATTGACGAGGACGGCAGCTGCCTCGATGGATCGACCCCCGAAGTTTTTGGCCCGAAGCTCACCGACTGGGGAGCCGATGTTGTGGGAATCAATTGCAGCGTTGGGCCAGTCGCGATGCTTGATGCTATCGAGCGGCTTCGTCAGGTCACCACTGCTCCTCTCTCCGCGATGCCGAATGCAGGCATGCCGCGCAACGTCGAAGGTCGCAACATTTATTTATGCTCGCCGGAGTACATGGCGAGTTATGCGCGTAAGTTTGTCGCAGCTGGTGTTCGATTTGTCGGCGGCTGCTGCGGAACTACGCCCGAGCACATTCGCGTGATGAAGTCGGCCATTCGCGTAACAAACGCGAAGCGACCACCGGCCTCTCTGTCAGCCGACAGCAAGGCGCCTTCGGCGATTCAGCCAGTTCCGATTCAGAACCGCTCGCGAGTCGGCGAGAAGCTGAAGGCGCGAGAATTCGTGACCTTGGTCGAGATCGTTCCCCCCAAAGGGGTGAATCCGTTCAAGGAGATAGAGGGCGCGCGCTACCTCAAGTCGGTAGGCATCGACGCGATCAATATCCCAGATAGTCCCAGGGCATCAGCGCGCATGAGTAATCAGGCTCTCTGTTTGCTCATCCAGCAGCAGGTTGGGATCGAGACCGTGCTGCACTACAGCTGTCGAGATCGCAATGTGCTCGGCATTCAGTCAGATCTGCTTGGCGGTTACGCAATCGGCATTAGAAACTTGATCTGCATCACCGGCGACCCGCCCAAGATGGGCAACTATCCCGACGCGACGGCGGTTTTCGATGTGGATGCGATTGGTTTGGTAAACATTGTCCGCAATTTGAACCGGGGGTTGGATGTTGGCGAGAACCCGATGGGGAATGCTACTGCCTTCGTGATTGGAGTGGGCGCGAACCCAGGAGCACCCAACATCGACGAAGAGATTCGGCGCTTCGAATACAAGGTGGAAGCGGGCGCTGAGTATGCGGTTACGCAGCCCGTGTTTGATCTGAAGTTACTTGAGACATTTTTGCGCCGCATCGAACATGTCCGTATACCTGTGCTTGCCGGCATTTGGCCGCTGGTAAGCATCCGCAACGCGGAGTTCATGAAGAACGAACTAAGGGTGTCGGTCCCAGATTCAATCCTCACCCGCATGGCCTCGGCTTCTAATTCGGAAGCAGCGCGAGCGGAGGGAGTCGCTGTAGCTCGCGAGATGTTGGTGGCAGTGCGGGGAGAGGTGCAGGGAGCGCAGATCAGCGCGCCGCTGGGACGATATGCCTCCGCGGCGGATGTGCTGGAGGCTTTGGGCGGAAATGGGAGAAAGGCCGCAGGGCAGTGGTAA